The DNA segment ATCCCAACGATTTGTAACGCTACTAAGCTTTGTTAGAAACTTCTCTCCAATCAGACAAGTCAGTGTCGTATCAAGGTTCTCAATCCGGCTGAGCGGAATTACATGAGCAATAAGTTCTCCAAAAGTAATCGATTTACCATGCATTGCCTTAAAAATGGAAAAATCAAGTTTAACTGTCGATGCTAACCGTTCTGCATTTGAAAAGTAAGGTTCCCCATGATCAACAATATCTTTAATTACTAGTCGAAAATAACCTTCAACTGTTGCAATCAGAGCAACGGGGAAATAACGCGTAAGTTCATGATTATCAGGAGTATGGATGCTAAATGCTCTTTCGAGTTCAGATAGTCTTGAAGGTAGTTCTGCCATTGCTGAGCCAAACTGTCGACGATGTCTAACTTCTTTTATTTCTTGTATAAGATCACGCGTTTTTGACATATGTGAGTTAACCTCTTAATCTACAATGATTAATCTTTGATATTGCATTACGATTAAAAATAGCATTCCCAAATAATGACTATTCTTAATTTTGATCAATAGATTATTTGAAACTTTATCCTGATTATTTCCACGCTAGATTTGTAATCAATGATGGGATCAGGATTCATGCCCCTATTTTAGGCATCATTTAGCATAAATATAAACATTATGCGACATCAATCACTACTGGCATGAGCCTATCATTCTGATTATGTTGACTTTATTCTATTGTGTATTGGACCTTATTTAACTTCTTACCTTCAAGCTGCATCGGAAAAGATATCTTCAAGAAAGATATTTAGTCAAAAACCGTTCAACCTCACTGATCATATAAGCAACATCATTGGCATTATATTCATCAGACTTGCCATGAGCCGCACTATTTCTTATAGCAGCTAAAGCGGTGATTTGCTTTTGTTGAAGTACGTTATATACACCAGCTTTAACTAAATCCGCATTCATAATCTCTAGCTTAATTTTTACAGTATTAATGCCATTATCATTACAAAGTTGTCTAATCGTCGTCTCAAGTACGACACCCGCAATAACAGCTGCCGCAGATACATAGCTACTTTTCAAAAGCTCTTTTGCTTGCTCTAATTCATCATCAAATACTTCTGCCTGAACTAACTGCTTAAACGAAGTTATATAACCATTTTTTAGGTCATCATATGCAGCTTTGAGAATTGGCTGCACACGCTTAATAGTTTTTAATCTTGAATCCTGCATCCTTGGTTTAGTTTCAACAATAAACCACTCTAAATGAACAGATTTTTCTCCGCAGGCCAAAATAAGTAAATGTTTGGTTTTAATTATCCATTCTGAAAATAAAGCAATTCCTTCATCATTTAATGTTTCAGAGCCCTTATTTACCATTGATTGAATAGAATCAGCTTCGGTAATTAATTGCTCAAAACGTACTAAAAGTTTTTTACTCATTTTGTCAGCACCGCTTCAGATACAATGGACACATTATCATGATCAATTTCAATCCATCCTAAAAACTCATCAAATGTAATATTGCGTGGCACAGAGTAGGATTTTACGCCAATACATTCTTTTATTTTAAGTAAATCAAAATTAAATTTTGAAGTAGTTTGCATAATATGATGACTCACTACACTAGGTTTTTCGACTCTCAAAACCTGCGTTCTGTAAGTTTCTTTGGGAATTCTCGGGAGCCGTCAAGAGTGGGAAATTCAAAAGCGAAAATCATGAACACGGATGTACTTTGTTGCATACAACATGATTGCGATCAACCATCACCGCATTATGTGCCCTCGCCTTTGCTTTTTCTTCCTGCGATTGACCACAGCCAGAAATAAATACGGAAGACATAACTACACTTAATTAGACTAAACAACGGTTTAAGTGATACATTTTGACTATCTGAATTTTCAGATTCACACTATCACATAGTCGAATAAATATGTGTCACGCGCGACGCGCTGGTGGCCGCCAGCATCAGTCTAGCGCATCTTTAAGAGGACCGAACATCTGGACTGTTTCGGCTTGGGCATGACCTACGCCAACTGGTCAACACCATGGATGACCTGACAGGGCATCAAGCGGCAAATTTTGTACCATTATATTCACCCAGAGTAGAATTGCGGCAAGGTGGAATAAAATTGTTGACGGGTACTAGGAATAATAAATAGTGAGCACGCTCACTAACGATGAGAGGGAGTGTATGGGTGAGGCAAAACGCAGGGGTACAAAAGCGCAACGGATAGCCACCCTGCTAAATGAGAGCGGCGTAATTCCGATGACAGCCGAACGATACAACGCATATATAGCTTGGACACGCTCCCCGATCGCTGATGCTGTTGGCATTGAATTAGAGTTCTTTTCAGATACGGCTGAGACATTGATTGGCGTTCTAATAAAGGATCAATTTGATCGGGATTTTGGCTTTGTGATGCTTGGTCGAGACCTCAAGGGTCGATTCCGTTGTATCGACGTGAATTGCAGCATGACTAGAACGAACGCGCGACACGCTCTGTTCGCATCGTTTAGAAAGCATCTCTCACGTGGGGAAAAGGTCTTTTCCCAAGGCGATGAGAAGACTGACAAAGGAGGTGTTGACCTCTTCAACTCAAAGCTTCCCGTCAACCAACAGCACCAAGCTTTTAAAAGGCTATGTTCAGAGCCGCATTGGGTGCCAGCACGGGGGATCATGTCTGAAATGATGCGCCACTTTGTTGACGTTGACGGCAACTTCGTAGAGCAGTTTCAGACGACCGCATTCGACTCAAGAATTTGGGAGCTATATCTCTATGCTGCGCTACTGGAACTTGACCTCTTCGTGAACAAGGAACACGAGGCACCTGACTTCGAAGTTAGCGATGGGCAAAGCAAGGTATTCATCGAAGCCGTTATCGTCGGTCCATCTCCGAATGATCCCCCTCTTCATCCAACTGATAATGGCATGCCTAGAATGCGTAGCCCTGAAGAGATCAAGGAGCTATTGAAGACCCGTGCACCTATTCGATTCGGCAGCGCACTGTATTCCAAGCTCAACCGGAAAATCAAATATTGGGATTTACGGCACGTTAAAGGACATCCGCTGGTCTTTGCAGTCGCTGATTTTCACGAGAACCAGTCCATGACTTGGACTTCACCGGCGCTTCTTGAATACCTCTACGGTGTCACGCACGATTTCATATTTGACGACTCGGGTCAGTTAGTCATTACGCCACTAAAGATTGAAACACATGAGTACCGCGGTAAGACTATTCCATCTGGCTACTTCCTGCTACCGGGAGCGGAGAACATAAGTGCAGTGTTGTTCTCATCGTCTGGTACAATTTCAAAGTTCAATCGCATGGGGCTGCTTGCAGGCTTTGGCCTCCCAAACCAGAAAATCTTCCGATGTGGTGTAAAGCATCGCCACGATCCAAACGCTGCGCTGCCTGACCCCTTCTTACATGAAGTAAAGCAGGGGGTTGTGACTGAGACTTGGGCAGAAGGACTTTCGATGTTCCACAACCCAAATGCGAAACACAAGATTGATCCCGATATGTTTCCTGGTATTGCCCACCATTGGTTTGAGGACAGGAAAGTAAAGAGCTGGCTGCCTGAGTTTCACGTTTATAACTCATTCACCTGGAACGTGATTATTACCGATAAAGATGATCCAGACGAAGAGTTAGCGATATGATTTCCCTCATGGATTTCAGCGGTTGTGCCGCTTAGTCTACTCATTTGGATAGCGTGAATTCTCCCCTACCAATCCAGAATATCAGGATGCAACAACGGAGGAAGCTGGGTAATGAAAATAATGTCATGCCCAATGTGACGCTGAATTTGGAGCTTTTCCCGCATATTCTCATATTTAAGCCTTAGTTCATGTTCATGATTTTAAAATCTTTCTTTTTATGCATTGGAAGCATCTAGGCTTCGTCAACAAACACCACAGAGCCTTCAGGCGTGTCACGCCAATCCTCAGGAAAAGGAAAAATACCTGGTACATCAATACCTGCAGTGTTGGAGTACTGGAACAACCATGGTTATAGGTCTTGACAGCCTTAGAGATGAAGCATATGGAAATTTTTATCTTAAAGCATTGATTCATATTTAATATGAATCAATGCTTGGTTTGCGAGGTATAAAGCACAACTAGATAATTATACTTGCTATGAATGAAATTAGTACGATCAAGAAAGCAACTAGTCTGAGTTTAATATCTATTCCATTAATATTGGTAAGGAATATTATTTCTGCGCTTTGATTTCTAATAGTTGTTAATTTGCTGCAGTACCATAAAATAAAGTTGGCCGAGAAAATGTAAATACTACCAAAAAATGTTAACGCAAACAGTGTAAATAGCTGATTACTACTAATATTTTGCATTTTCATGAGCGCTGTTAATACTTGCCCAATTATTACACCCAATGATAGAGCGCCAACTGCAAGTGCATTGTCAAGAGTAAATTTTGTGAGTCCGGCCAGACGAACAGATCTCGGAAATAAGAAGAGTGCGGCAAAGAGCAGGAAACCAGCAGAGGCTGCAATGTTCCAGAGGTGGGGTCCGTTTGCCTCAGCAATAGCATTATCAAAATATTCCTTTGTAACTCCTACGCTTAGTTCATTGCTGAATAAGACAACAGGAATGGGGACAAGCGTAAAAAAAGAAATAAATTTTACGCCTCTTTTCCATATCCTAGGAGCCCATAGAGATCCAAAATCTATGTAATTCAATTGTTTTTTGAGATAGCTGTTAACTGTTGTCATAGCAAACACTCCATCAAGGGCAGATTGAACGAATATAGATCTTTTTTGATGAGTTTTTGATATGAAATTGTTTTATAATTGTTTGTTTTTATTTAATTTATCATGTATGGCTGTCTTTTGTATTTGATGATATTGATCTTTCAAGTGATAGTTGTGCCTGGAGATCATCTAATTAGGTGCGACAACACTCACATCATAATAAGCTTTATTGTCTTATTTCGATTGGAATAACTGTTGCCTGAAACGAAATGCTTGAAAACAACATTAGTAACACAAGAGTATAAGCAACACAGTTTTATTACTATTTAACACAAGTATTTGTCATATTTACTAATTATAAGACAACATTTAATAGAGATTACTTAGTTTACGCAATCAATCACTACTGGCATGAGCCTATTTGTTTGAATCAATTTGGGTTAATTTCATTGCCCTAGGCTTTCTTTCACTTCTAAAGACCTCATCGTTATTATCTACTACTATAGATTGCTTGCTTTACCTGATCATACTCATAACAGGTTATCTCAAATGGGTTGCCATCTGGATCAGTGAAATACATTGACCAACTCACATCGTGATCGACAAATTTTACTTGCTGTTCGAGCTCATCGCTTAGATGGACATGCCATCCAAGAAATTCTTGGGCTGAAGTATCGAATGCAATTGTTGAACTAATTTTTTTCTTTGTATTCTCAAACAACGCTAAATGGACAGAATTTGATTCATTGCCAATTGTCAGCGGTCCGCCATTAGTTGACCAAAAAACAAGGCTCTCAATTCTCTTTAAGCCCAGAACTCGTTCATACCATTTTTCTGATACGCTGCGATCAATTACAGCAATGTGTATATGATCAATTGATTTAAGATTCGGTATCATCATTACACACATAAATGAGGCTATTCTGTAGCACAGTACATGAGTATGCCTCCAATTAAAAATAGCACTCCCAAATAATGACTATTCGTAATTTTGATCAATATATTATTTGAAAATTTATCCTGACTATTTCCACACTAGATTTTCAATCAATGATGGAATTTTACGCTGAACTCTTTTCGTCGTTTTTCTTGATGCATTGATAAGATATGCTTTTTCTGCTGCGGCTAATATTGGTATATCATCCTCACTATCACTATAAGCAAAATCCCAATTAACCCCAAAACCATTTTCCATAAGGAAATTACATTTTTCTGAGTGCCGACAAAGCCTATCGCTAATCCAGCCACCCCATAAGGCGCGCACTGTAGAACCAATAACGGCAACTTCGTCTTTCCAGGGTTCAAACAATTTTTCTGCAAGTAATTTCGGTGCAGCAGTAACGATAATGACTTTATGACCGTTTTGAATATGCTCTTCAAGCACGGCAATACCGTCTTTAAACCAATAGGATTTGGTTAGCCCGGCATGAAATCTTTGGTTAAACTGCTCAATACTTTCCATCTTTTGAGATTCATTTAAGCCAACCGTCGCAATCCAAAGAAAAATAGATGCACCGAACTTACGTTTCTCTGGAAAATGCATGAGCATCAGACCTAACGGTGCACTGACTACCCCCATGGCAAAGCGATATGGCGAACCAAAGATCTGCTCACGTATCCACGTTTCGGTAGAATCAACCGCCAATAACGTTTTATCTAAATCAAAAACGACTATTTTAGACATTAAAATTTCACTAGTTATTTGATATCAGAAGCTTAAGAGTATAAAAAAGATATCTTACGGGATCAGTAATTAATTAACAGCATCAATGCCCCTATTTACTTGTAATTTAGTGCTAGGTTTAAACATTATACGACATCCATAATGATCATTTAATCACCTAAAAATAAACACGTTTAGCCTATAAATTATGGTAGCTTCTATTTCTAAATATCCAGATACTGCACATAAATCATTCGAAACGACAATGTAAGCCCGTCACTGTACTAGGAGCTATTACATGTATAAAAATCAAAAGTTTCTGCTATTGGGATTAAGTCTAGCGCTATCGGCTTTGTCATCTGCATCGCCATTTCATGAACAAACACGACTACTCGTAGGTGGCTATAACAATGCAATCGCAAGTTATGTGTTTAATCAAAGCAATGGTCAAATTGAACAAAGCACGATTGTTCGAACACCTGCCCATAATGCATCTTGGTTTACCGTTGACGCAGAGCGAAATCGATTGTTTGCCGTTGATGAGATTGGCTCAAAATCGACGAAACCTGTAGGAAAAGTCAGTGGCTTTAAGCTACTAGATCCAGCCAAGCCACTTGATAAAATCAATACTCAGCCGACATTAGGCGATGAGCCGACTTTTGTTGTGCATAGCCCAGATGGACATTATGTATTTGTAGCAAACTACGCCGTGAATCCAAATACAGGTGCAAGTCTTGTTGTTCTACCCATTGATCAAAATGGTCAATTAGGTGCAGTGACGCAACAACTCGTTCATCAGGCCAGTCATGTTAATCTTGAAC comes from the Aquirhabdus parva genome and includes:
- a CDS encoding DUF4145 domain-containing protein, with amino-acid sequence MSKKLLVRFEQLITEADSIQSMVNKGSETLNDEGIALFSEWIIKTKHLLILACGEKSVHLEWFIVETKPRMQDSRLKTIKRVQPILKAAYDDLKNGYITSFKQLVQAEVFDDELEQAKELLKSSYVSAAAVIAGVVLETTIRQLCNDNGINTVKIKLEIMNADLVKAGVYNVLQQKQITALAAIRNSAAHGKSDEYNANDVAYMISEVERFLTKYLS
- a CDS encoding VOC family protein encodes the protein MMIPNLKSIDHIHIAVIDRSVSEKWYERVLGLKRIESLVFWSTNGGPLTIGNESNSVHLALFENTKKKISSTIAFDTSAQEFLGWHVHLSDELEQQVKFVDHDVSWSMYFTDPDGNPFEITCYEYDQVKQAIYSSR
- a CDS encoding haloacid dehalogenase-like hydrolase is translated as MSKIVVFDLDKTLLAVDSTETWIREQIFGSPYRFAMGVVSAPLGLMLMHFPEKRKFGASIFLWIATVGLNESQKMESIEQFNQRFHAGLTKSYWFKDGIAVLEEHIQNGHKVIIVTAAPKLLAEKLFEPWKDEVAVIGSTVRALWGGWISDRLCRHSEKCNFLMENGFGVNWDFAYSDSEDDIPILAAAEKAYLINASRKTTKRVQRKIPSLIENLVWK